The window GACCGGGCGACAGCGAGGGTGAACGGCCCGTCCTCGCACACGGCCCGCAACGCCGTATAACCGCCGGCGCTGGCACCGGAGATGAAGACCGCATCGCGTCGCGCCGAACCGTTCTCGATCAGGTGTAGCGCGACGGTCCGGCAGTCCTCCACGTCGAAACGGCCCCAGTTGCCGTCCAATGCCTTCCGGAACTCCCGACCGTAGCCGGTACTCCCCCGGTAATCGACATCCACGACGGCAAACCCCCGGCTCGTGAAGAACTGCACCTCCCAGTCCAGCCGCAAATTGCTCTGGTGTGTCGGTCCGGGATGCGGCCTGACGATCAACGGCGTGGGGGCGCCACCGCTCGCAGCCGGATAAAGAGCCCGGTTACCTCAGTTCCGGCGGAACTGAAGCGCATGACCTCGGGTATCGAGAGCACCGCCGCCAGGTCCGCCCGGTCGGTGCCGGCTCGAATTATCTCGATCTTGTCCGAGCCGTCGGTTTCGACCAGTGCGACCTCCTGCGCGCGGGTCGGCGACGAGCCGATCAACGCGATCCGGCTGCCGAGGGCGGCCAGGTAGGGCTTGATCGAGGTGTACGGCAGTTCGATCCGTACGACCTCGCCATCTGGTTCTACGACCACGAGGTGGTGTGATGGGCCCCGTTGGACGACCATGCCAATGCGGTTCTCCGGCAGCAGGACGTAGTCGGCGTAGGTGGACTCCCAGGGCGCCCTGGCACAGTCGGCGTCCATCGGGGCGAGTGCTTCCGTGCCGCCCGCACTCCACCGGTAGAGATTCCACCAGCCGCTCCGGTCGCTGAGAAAGTACAGCCTGCCGTCCTCGCCCCACCGCGGCTGAACCGCCGACTCGCCCGGACCTCCGGCGACGCGTAGGGGCCGACTGATAGAGCCGTACGCCGTTCTGTCGGCGACCCAGACCTCGCTGGAATCCCACGGCATCACATCCCTGTCCCACTGCACCCACGCCAGCCGATCCCGGCCAGGGGTCGGCGAGGCGAGGAAGCCATCCGTCGCTCGCAACACTCGGCATGTCCCCGTCGCCGGCTCGATCGCAACCAGCTCGTCGCCGTCGTCGTCCTCCCGTACGCAGAGCAGCTCATCGCCGGAGCTGGCGAGGTCGCCGTACGAGTGAGCGGTCGCGGGGAGCCCGGTCGTGCCGTGGAGCTGTCCGGTCGAGGCGTTCACCATGACCATCCCGTACGACGGCAGCCAGCCATAGGGCATGCCGCCGTACGCGTGCAGCCTGCTGCCGACGCTGTCCGCCGGCAAATCGGAGACACGGGTCCGGGAGCCCGATGACGGCCGCCAACTCGCCACCACCACCTTGCCACTCTTCGGCGAGGACTCCACCCAGTGCAGGCCGCCAGCGAAACCGGCAAGCCAGTCGTAGGACGTGCGGCCCCTGGCCACCTCGTCTGCGGTGAGTGGCATCGCTGCGCTCATGACCTTCGCCCCTGCCTGCCAAGCTGCCCCGACCACAATACGGCCGTCGGGTTGGATGCGACGCGACCAGACGCACCGCTACCCGAGGTGGGGAGTGTCGCGATGTTGGGTGTAGTGATGCAGTCGCAATCGGACCGTGTCATGAATGGGAATGCGGTCGAATTCGATGGGATCGACATAGCGAACCTCAGTCGACTCGTCGCTGACCTTGATGGTGCCACCGATGGCGTGGCCGAGATAGGTGAGATTGAACTCCTGGCGGATCTCACCGTCGGCGTAGGCGATGACGTGGGCGGGATCGGTGTATACGCCGAGTAAGCCGGTAATCTCGATGTCGAGCCCTGTCTCTTCCTTCACCTCGCGGACCACGCACTGTTGCAGGGTCTCGCCGATATCCATCGTTCCGCCCGGCAACGACCAGTTGCCCGAATCCGAGCGGCGCTGCATCAGTATCCGGCCGCGCTCATCCGCGACGAGGGCGGAGCCGCCGGGGACGAGGCTGTTGGCCCTGGGGGCGGCGGGGTCCCGGTAGTAGTCGCGTCGACCTGTCACCTGTCCTCCGTCGGGTAGCGGGTGGTGGTCTGCCAGACCTGCTCGAACTGGTCGGCAAACGAGGCGAAGATGCCGTGCGGGGAGAGCTCGCGCAGGTGCAGGGCGGGGTGCTGGTAGCCGCGTGCCCTATAGAGATGTGGGGTGACGATCGCCTGGTGATCGAAGCGGAACACCGAGT of the Micromonospora sp. NBC_01796 genome contains:
- a CDS encoding NUDIX domain-containing protein, coding for MTGRRDYYRDPAAPRANSLVPGGSALVADERGRILMQRRSDSGNWSLPGGTMDIGETLQQCVVREVKEETGLDIEITGLLGVYTDPAHVIAYADGEIRQEFNLTYLGHAIGGTIKVSDESTEVRYVDPIEFDRIPIHDTVRLRLHHYTQHRDTPHLG